In Phragmites australis chromosome 17, lpPhrAust1.1, whole genome shotgun sequence, the following are encoded in one genomic region:
- the LOC133897975 gene encoding FCS-Like Zinc finger 5-like: MLLRNQRSIFHLGEEGGDDHRGAEHVKNIDSTRHLGRRRSHERQRRERYADDAVVGLQILVQHRHHARAPHSHIVLKQMVLPTPEARHRRAACSFLWACSLCRRQLSPNKDVYMYRGDQGFCSEECRWQQILMDEVRERQATIKKERRGLSLHHQHGPRSTAAIRGAPRRLLAVA; this comes from the exons ATGCTTCTGAGGAACCAGAGAAGCATCTTCCATCTTGGGGAGGAGGGTGGCGACGACCACCGCGGCGCCGAACATGTCAAGAACATCGATAGTACCCGTCACCTGGGTCGGCGCCGAAGCCACGAGCGGCAACGGCGAGAGCGATACGCCGACGACGCAGTCGTCGGGCTGCAGATCCTGGTTCAGCACCGCCACCACGCACGCGCGCCGCACTCGCACATCGTCCTGAAGCAGATGGTCCTGCCAACGCCGGAGGCGCGCCACCGTCGTGCTGCTTGCAGCTTCTTGTGGGCCTGCTCCCTCTGCAGGAGGCAGCTCAGCCCCAACAAGGACGTGTACATGTACAG GGGTGACCAGGGCTTCTGCAGCGAGGAGTGCCGGTGGCAGCAGATCTTGATGGACGAGGTGAGGGAGCGCCAGGCCACGATCAAGAAGGAGCGGCGAGGTCTGTCTCTCCATCACCAACACGGGCCACGGTCGACGGCGGCGATCCGTGGCGCGCCGAGGAGATTACTGGCGGTAGCCTAA
- the LOC133896966 gene encoding 50 kDa gamma-zein-like, with protein sequence MKKMLVVLALLALATSSGSETTNPCGCEQQGHEQQQQQPPPQQQPHQQQQPQQQQPHQQHEQQWQPQKQWHGQQQQWQPQQQWQGGYYAIILNQCDEFLRQQCTPLAMPFLQSHLLPPSSCQVLRQQCCQQLRQVEPQNLHQAIYGMVQSIIQQQQQEGGFYGYQQGAQSQMTMMAAAQQLPAMCGLHQQPSYGTAPWGMAGGGLYQPSYGTAPWGMAGGGVRY encoded by the coding sequence ATGAAGAAGATGCTCGTTGTCCTCGCTCTCCTGGCTCTCGCCACGAGCAGCGGCTCTGAGACGACGAACCCTTGTGGTTGCGAGCAGCAGGGccacgagcagcagcagcagcagccgccgccgcagcagcagccccaccagcagcagcagccgcagcagcaACAGCCCCACCAGCAGCATGAGCAGCAATGGCAGCCCCAGAAGCAATGGCAcgggcagcagcagcaatggcAGCCGCAACAGCAATGGCAGGGAGGCTACTACGCCATCATCCTGAACCAGTGCGACGAGTTCCTGAGGCAGCAGTGCACCCCTCTGGCGATGCCCTTCCTCCAGTCACACCTGCTGCCGCCGAGCAGCTGCCAGGTGCTGCGTCAGCAGTGCTGCCAGCAGCTCAGGCAGGTGGAGCCGCAGAATCTCCACCAGGCGATCTACGGCATGGTCCAGTCCATCatccagcagcagcaacaagaaGGCGGGTTCTATGGATATCAGCAAGGCGCCCAAAGCCAGATGACGATGATGGCGGCGGCGCAGCAGCTGCCGGCGATGTGCGGCCTGCACCAGCAACCGAGCTATGGCACAGCTCCGTGGGGCATGGCTGGTGGTGGTTTGTACCAGCCGAGCTACGGCACAGCTCCGTGGGGCATGGCTGGTGGTGGCGTCCGCTACTGA